GCAATTCTTCAGTCTTGCTGTGTGTTTCGTAGCCAGGAATTACTTCGTTTGACACATATCCAAGCATCAGGTGCTTAGTTCAAATCGCTATTACCCCTCGGTGCCTTGGTTGTGATGAAGTCGTCATGCCTCAAAGATACCAATTCACTCCCAAGCAAGATACTATCTCTGGTCTATCGCCTTGAAACGAAGTGTGCGGTTGCCCCTGAATCTTTAAGCCGTGATCCTTCGAATCGGAATTGCGGCAGCGCGGCGGCATTATTCGGGCAGCCGAAGTACTCGAAACTTTTTCGGCCCGGCTGTCGTCTGAACTTGTAAGGAGCCAACCCAAATGAATGCCGCCATTTTCTTTACTTGCCTTCTACTCGCCGACACTCCCGTGGAGCCGATAGCTCACTGGCAGGGCAAGGTGGCCGATGACTCCCTTCAAAAAATCGCCCCGACCGAGGGCTATATTGCGAACGCTCAACTCCTGGAGAAGCTCTGGAAAGCCTGGAGGCCTAAAGAAGAAGTTCCCTCCGTGGATTTCAAAAAGGAACTCATTATTCTTGGCGTCATCCCAGGCCCCAATTCGATTGGAATTGTTCCCTCCGTGGATGACAAAGGCGATTTAAAATTTACCCTCCAAAGCACAGAGATCGGTGGTCCGGGCTTCGGCTACCATCTGGTCCAGATCAAGCGGGAGGGAGTGAAGACCATCAACGGAAAACCGATCGATGACAAGAAAAATGCTCCTGCAAAAGGGGATCTGACAGCCCTCGAGCAGAAATTGGTGGGTTCCTGGATCGGGCACGGACCGTGTGTGGGAAATTCCGTTTTTCAGCCGGACGGAACCTATCATCGATCGAATTACGGGCCAGGAGCCGGTATGTTTGAAACGGGGACCTGGAAAATGGAATGGAGCGAACTCCCACCGACTTTAGTACTGACGCCGTCGCCTACCAAAGGTCATGAAGCCGAAGAATCTTTTAAAGTCTATGTGGTTACGTTGAATGATAAACAGTTCGATTACCGCTGGACCAAATATAGCAATTCAAGAATTGAAAATCACCTGCGGGGCACGGAGTTGGACAACGTGAAGATTCGACTCAGCATCCTGGACAGTGCGACACAACGGTACCTTGGTAATACAGATCTGGGAGCCGGCGTTAACTACCCACCCCACCTCAAAACGCTGGTCGATAAAAAGATCCTGCGGCCGGAGGCTCTCCTCGATCCGTGGGGCAAAGAGTTCAAGTATGACGTTACCGGCAAACGATCGCAGGGAAAGGGTCCTGACATCTGGACCGAAACGCCGGACAAAAAAATCATCGCTAACTGGTTGATGAAAGAATAGAGGCCAGCTTTCAGCTTTCAGCTTTCAGCTAGAGATTAATTCACGTCGAAGTTTCGCCGCGAGATTCAAGTCGAGGAGTCGTTCCTCTTAGAAATTTGTTCCAAATTTAACTCACAGTTTCTAGCTGATTTCGCATCGCATTCAGCAGAAAGCCGAAGGCGGGACGCGGATCTCTCCCCACCTAAATTCCCGGCGATTCCCGATTTGCATATAGCTTAAGTTGACTTTCAGCGTATCAATAACTACGCACACTTCGATTACACAACCTCGGCCATCCGGAGGTGGGAAAATCATGAAAACGGCAACGGCGACCCGCTACAGCAAACTCATTCTTCCCATATTGGAGGAGGATCGTCTTCCCGACCTCGGCCCCGGACAACCGAACCTGAAAAAAAAAGTACTCCTCGAAGCGCTGACCCCCGAGAATGCATTTCCACGCGTCAATGATCCGAATATGGCCATGCTGTGCCTCGCGGCTCTCTGGCTGCGTCACGATTTTCTCGAAGAATCCCACGAAATCAGCCAGATCGTCAAAACCCCCAGCGGCAGCTACTGGCACGGCATCATGCACCGCCGGGAACCGGATGCCTGGAACGCCAAATACTGGTTCCGACAGACCGGCCGACATCCCGCTTTGAGAAAAATCAGCGATTCGTTCCGACGCGTCTACGATCCGCTCGAATTCGTGGATCGCTGCGAAAGCTACCGCGACACCGGCAGCCCGGATGAAATGGAATGCAAACAGATTCAGTTGCGCGAATGGGAAGTTTTATTCGATTGGTGTTACGATAAGGCAGTTAACGGCTAAGGGCCGTTAGCGAATGTTGGCTTTGATGATTCGTTCGAGCTGCACGAAGTCATTTCCCCGATAAAGCACTTTACCCTCGCGATCCAGCAGAATCAAAGTCGGGTAACTCTTGATCCCGAACTTATCCTGAACTTGCCCGAATTTGCCGGGCGGTTCCAGATAGAGAGCGTAATTGATTTCCTGTCGTTGGGCCACCTTGGCGACATTGTTCGCCTGCTGATCCCAGGATCCGTCTCGTTCGCAGGCCACTCCCAGCACTTCCAGTCCCGATGTGCCATACTGCTTAGCCAGGTTCTTCACTTCCGGAATAGCTCGCATGCACGGGCCGCACCAGGTTCCCCAGAAATCGAGCAGCACCAGTTTGCCCGCGTGATCTCCGAAGCGCCAACTCTTCCCTTGCAGATCCATTAGTTCGAAGGATCGTTTGGAGTTGTTCTTCGGCACCGGCGTCGAAATTTTCTCCGGATCTTCCGGTGGTACCAGAGGCGGCAGATTCGGTGTCGTTGACGGCGCGGGAACCGAAGGGGCCGGTGAACTATTCGGCCCGGGGATATTGGCCGCGGGCAGCGTGACATGCGAGGGATCGGCCGCAATGTTCTCCGGGTGCGAGGAAGTGATCGGCGGCTTCTTCGGCGAGCCGAACTGCGCGGCAGGAGGCGTCATATCCTGCCAGGTGGAATCTTTACTCTTGGGAGCAAACGGGCCCGTATTTCCAATCGCGGGAGGCGCGGACGGCGTGATGGAAGAGACGCCCCCCTCACTGACTTTCAGAATAATCTGCGTGTCGGGCGCCTGCACGATCATGGAGCCGCCGAGCGTTCGATTCCGTTCGTCGACGCGGGCAGACAGTTCGTAATCTTCGCCCGGTCGGACCGGAACGGTGAAGTAACCCTGCCCATCGGTGTGAACGCCGATCGGTTTAGCCTTACCCGTTTTGGAGCCCTGCCGGGCTAAAATCTGTACGAAAGCATCTGGAATTCGCTGCCCGTCGGGATCGACCACTGCCCCGGCTAACAGGGTTTCGCCATCGTTTCGGGTCGGTAAGTTGGTGGGCGGTATACGATTATTTCGACCGGTGGTGCCGGTGGGAGGCGGCGCACTGCGATCGTTGGGATCGGCCCAGAAAGGCGCCTGTGCGGGACCGCGGTCCCGATCGCTATTCCGGATGTTTTGCTGGGATGTAGGCTTGCCGTCCGGGTTCCGGGAACCAGTCGATGTGCATCCCGCCAGGGCCAGACAGGTCAAAAGTAGGCAGAACCGACGCATGGAACCCCCGAAAGCCAGCCGCCGTTCTACGGTAGGCTACTTTCAAACTTTCCCGTTGAAAGCCATTCGGTCAATCAATGCGGCGCACCTTGAGTCTTATTCCCCAGTTAGCGCATCCCCCCAAAGCGGGTAGACATATCTACTGGAACAGTAATTCTCTTGTGCGCATTCGCTTCATCCGGTATCCCAGTAATAGCTTCTGGTAAGATTTCCGGGAAGAGCGTTTCTTGACGGTTTTCCGGAAGATGGCTATTCTCGGGGAGATGGAGTAAATTAGTTAGACGGGCAGCAGGCTCGCGTTTCTCCAGTCCGCGGGTGGGATGCCCGTTTCACGAAAGATTTCCGGCATGAAAGCACTTTTCCGCCTTTTGTTTCTGTCTTTAGCGCTACTGTCCTTCGTGGGCGATCAGGCCAGCAAGTATGGGATTTTTCGCTGGCTTTACAACGATGGCATCGGAGATCAAAAGCAGGTCGTAGACGGCTGGTTCTGTCTGCGCGCCGATTACATTCCCAACGGCCCGGAGGGCGATTGTGCTCTCACGACCTGGAGCGGCAAAATTCTCCCCCGGGTGAACAAAGGAGCCCTCTTCGGTTTGGGCAACGAGCACGAGCATCGCAGCAACTTTTTCTTCGCCTGCGTGAGCGTGGCGGCCGCGGTGTTCATCTTTGTCTGGGGCTTCCGGAAAGCCGGGCCAAAGGATCGGCTGCTGACCTTTTCGCTCGGGCTCATTCTGGGTGGCACTCTGGGCAATTTTTACGACCGGGTAGTGTTCGGGGGTGTGCGCGACTTCTTTGACTTCTACAAGATTGGCTTCCCGGTCTTCAACGTGGCCGACTGCTGTCTGGTGGTCGGGGCCTTTTTGCTTTTGACTCAAGCAATCTTCTTCACTAAACCGGAACAAGCCCCTGCTTCCGGGGAAGAGACCAAAACCGCTTTTGCAGTGCAATCATGAATTGGGATCGCCGGCTGAAAATTTTCCTCTTTCTGCTGGCGCTGCTCCCGACCGCGATCGTTCAACTTTCGCTGTTCCAGAAGACGGAACCCTTTTTCAACAACGATGAAACTCGCCATTTCATGACGGGGATATTTTTCCACGATTTCTTAAAATCGGGCGACTACCTTCACCCGAAAGAATACGCCACCCAGTACTATCTGCAGTATCCCGCGCTCGGCCTGCTGGTTTGGCCCCCCGGGTTGCATGTGGCGGAGGGATTCTGGTTTCTGCTCTGGGGGCCAACGTTTCTGGCCGGCCGCATACTCGTCGAGCTATTTTTTGTCATTTCCTCTCTCTACCTGTTTCGATTGATTGTCCGCACCAGCGGTTTACCGCTCGCCTTCGGAACCGTCTTCCTGTTCGGGCTTCTCCCCGCTGTGGTCCCAGCCGCCCGGCACATCATGGGAGAAGTGCCGACACTGGCCTGGATTCTCGCCAGTCTGTTTCACTTCGAACGCTATATCGTGCCGGCTCTCCCGCCGACGCTTGAAGAAATTGAACGAAACGAACATCTTCGTCCCAAGCCGGTAGCGCGCCGGGTGCGCGATGTCTGGCTCGCCTGTCTGTTCGCGGCCCTGGCGGCGTTGACCCGTTTTGATGCCGTGCTGCTGCTGCCCTATTTTTTCGGGCGGTTGGTGATGACGCGGCAATTGTCCCTGTTGAAAAATCGCGCTGTGATCGGCGGTATTCTGCTCGCGCTTGGCCTGACGGCCCCTTACTACTATCTCACATGGAAAGAGTACGGTACCGCAGTGGCCAAGGCCGCGAGTGAAGGGACGGTCGAAGGTTCGACGAGTCTCTTCGCTCTGAGCAATCTTTTCTTCTACCCCAGCCAACTTCCCAAGCAGATCAGCTGGTTTCTGCTGCTCCCGGCCCTGGTCGGTTTTCTGGTGAGTTGGTTACCGTTTCGGCTCGATCACTCCGCCGTGTGGCGGGTGTTGGTGATAGCGGTCTATCTCACTTTCACACCGCTGGCGGAACTCGATTCTCGACACACGATTTACTGGCTGCCGGCCTGGGCCTATTTCAGCGTCTATGGCTTCTTCTGGCTCTGCTCGGCGGCCCCGGAACTGACCACCCGAGTCATGGCTATTTTCCTGGGAGGCATCGTGGTTCTGGGAGGCCTGCTCTACACCACCTGGATCGGCCCAAACCACTATGTTTTCGGCTACCGGGAGGCCGCGGAATATGTCGTCGAACATTCCGAACCTCAAGAGCGGATTCTCATCGATGCTTTTCTAAACGGTGGCTTTATCGCCGACGTTCGCCTGCTCGATCCCCAGCGCGGCCGGACAGTATTACGCGGCGATAAAATCTTCTACGGGATGATCAGCGATCCGCACGGCGGCTACCAGGATTTCGCCCAAGGACCGGACGAAATTGCCCAGAGGATTTTCGACTACGATCCCGCCTACATTGTGGTCGAACAACCGCAGTTGTATTTCGATCTGCCGGGAGCCCAAAACTTCCGGGAAGCGATCAGGAAATATGCCGATCGCTTCGAGTTGGTAAAAACCGTTGAAATACGCAGCAACCGGACGATCTTCGAAGACGCCCGGCTGGAGATTTATAAGAATCGCAAACGGAACCCGAATCCAATGCGCGATATCTCGTTACCGATGTTGAATTTGGGCAAGACGCTGGGAACGCCGCCCAACCCAAAGGAATAGCCGACAAGATCTAGCAGAAAGCGGCTGAGATTAGAAAATGATCATCGGGGTCTGGCTCGCTACCGAGCCGTTTATCAACTACAATTCTGCATATGAACCCGATTTCGCCGGAACAATTTCAAGCACTTGTTATCAAGAGCAAACTGATCGATCCGGATCGCTTGCGCAAAGTCTGGAAGGATATTCCCAGTAATTTACGGACCGATGCCGGTAAAATGGCAGCCTTTCTGGTCAAACAGCGCTTCCTGACGGAATTTCAGGCTCTCAAGCTTCTTAAAGGCATCCGACAGGGCCTGGTGCTGGGTAAATATCGAATTCTGTCCCCTATTGGCCGGGGCGGTATGGGCACGGTCTATCTGGCCCGGCACGAAAACGGCAGTCTGGTCGCTCTGAAAGTGCTTCCTCCCAAACGGGCGAAACGGGAAGAGCGTACCCTGGCCCGGTTCTTGCGCGAAATGGAACTTTCGCAACGGGTCAAGCACCCGAATCTGGCCCGCACGCATGAAGTCGGCACCTCGCAGGGCATCTATTTCATTGCGATGGAGTACATTCGAGGCAAATCGCTCAAGCAACTGGTGGTCGATGAAGGCCCACTCAGTGTGGATCGGGCCTCGGCCCTGTTCATAGAAGTCTCGGTCGGCCTCGCATACGCGCACGCTCGCGGCCTGATACACCGCGACTTGAAGCCTTCGAATATCATGGTGACCCCGGCCGGGCATGCGAAGATTCTCGACTTCGGTCTGGCGATGGAAAGCGACGAGGAAATTCCCGAAGACAAGACCATCATCGGCGGCAAAGGCTACGTCGTCGGAACCATGGATTTCATCGCTCCCGAGCAGATTCAGAACTCGGCCGATGTCGATTTCCGCGCCGACCTATATGCCCTCGGCTGCACGATGTACTACACGCTGACTGGCCAGCCGCCGTTCCCGGGCGGAAGTTCCAAGCGCAAAATGAAAATGCACCTGACGGAATTTCCGGAGCCGATTCCGGAGATTAATCCCGAGGTGCCGGAAGCATTCGCCCGCATCGCCGAGAAGTTGATGGAGAAAGATCCGTCGCGGCGCTACCAGAACGCCGATGCGGTTTGCGAGGCGATCATGCCCTGGTCCAAGGATGATCAGCCGGTGAAGCAGGACGATGAGCTATCCAACACCGCCATCATCGAAGAGGTCACGCATACCAAGATGCATTACTGGCGTGAGATTGGCACGACGCTGGCGGCGGTAGTTCCTTCGGAAAGCGGTTCGCAATCGACATCGATGCCGAACCTGGAACTTTCGGAAGATGAAGGGGAAAAACGCGAGAGCACCAACAAAATCGTCTGGAATCAGAAGATCACCAATATTTTATTGCTGGTGTTATCGCTGCTGATGTTGATAATTATCGTCGTACTCATCTTCCGGCAATAAACGGGACGGCTTTCCGTCTCGTCTGAACTGCGAGGAGATCGCCATGCAAAATACACGACGCTTCGGTCTGGCTTTGGCAACCGTTTTTCTTCTGCCCCTGGTGGCTGTCGCCTGTCTTTGGGATTACGACACGCTCGCTCAGGAACGCGGCCGGTTCCCTTCCACGCTCGAACTGATTACTGGCAAGTTCCTCCGCCATTCTCCCGAGTTCTACGAATGGCGCATCGAGGACCGGCTCAAGAAGCTCGAAAAAGATCCCAACAACCTTAACTACCACGACGACCTGGCCGCCGCCTATTCCAAAATTGGCAACTTCGATAAGGCCATCGAGGTCATGCAGCGGAAAGAAAAGATTCAGCCAGGCTTATATGAGACCTATTCCAATCTCGGCACTTTCTATATCCTCGCCGGGCGATTCAAAGAAGGTCTGCCTTATATCGACAAAGCTCTGGCAATTAATCCCGATGCGCACTTCGGAAGAGAGAAGTATCAGAAGTATTTGGTGGAGTATGTGCTTGCAAAGATGAAAGATCAGAGAAAACTGACATTTCCTTTGGTATCCGCCGAAGCAATGGACAAGTCTAATAATCTAAAGTTCGATGCTTGGTTGAATTCATTTAAAAAAACTGATCCCAATTCCGACGATCGACACTCCGCCGTGAAAGGCATACTGGGGATGATGCGCTTTGCGGATTATAAGAATCCAATTCTACTCGAAGCGCTAGGCAATTTACTCTGGTCGGAAAGGGAAAGAGGGGACGGGAAGCAACTGGCCACCCGGGCCTTCTTACAGGCCTCTTACTTTATGAAAGTTGATGACCAGCGCGAAGAGTATAGGAAATTAGCGAAGGCGGCCCTGCGCATGAAGCAGGGTGTAACTCTGGAACTTGTGGAGTCCGCATTTCAGAAAGAATTGGCCGATGCCGAAAAGTGGTATGACGATTTACGTGCGAAAGAAATCGATTGGATCAAGGCCGGCCTGAACGCGGATGAGGAGTTCGACAAACTCTATGCCCAAGATCCGCATATTGGAGGAGAGGAATGGGAACCCGGCCGTCAGACCTGGATACAGTATTTTGACACGCATCCGACGGTTATCGTATTTGGTTTGTTAGCCTGCCTTTTACTCATAATCCCGACGTCTCTTTTACTTTGTAAATTCGCGTATCGCCGAATTTGCCTTAGGCGTGCTAACCTCCCTGGGTAGACCGAAACGGTCAACCCAAGGCTAGATTCCTTCAATCCTCCTCTCGTCAGAATTGTGAGGTGCTCGTCATGAAAACATCCCGTCGATTCGTTCTAACATTAGCTGCCGTAGTTTCATTACCCATGATGGCTGTCGCCTGTCTTTGGGATTACGACACGCTCGCTCAGGAACGCGGCCGGTTCCCTTCCACGCTCGAACTGATTACTGGCAAGTTCCTCCGCCATTCTCCCGAGTTCTACGAATGGCGCATCGAGGACCGGCTCAAGAAACTCGAAAAAGATCCCAACAACCTCAACTACCACGACGACCTGGCTGTGGCTTATTCCAAAATCGGCAACTTTGATAAAGCCATTGAAGTCATTCAACGCAAAGAGAAGATCCAGCCAGGCTTATACGAAACCTATTCCAATCTCGGCACTTTCTATATCCTCGCCGGGCGATTCAAAGAAGGGCTGCCTTACATCGATAAAGCTCTGGCAATTAATCCCGATGCGCACTTCGGGCGAGAGAAATATCAGAAGTATTTGGTGGAGTATGTGCTTGAAAAGATGGCGAACAAGAATCAATTGACCTTTCCTTTGGGGTCGCTCGGCACGAAAAGCAACGAAAAAGATTCCAAATTTAGGCCTTGGCTATTAACACCGAAACCGGCAGATTACAATTCCATTTCCCGTGAAGATGCTATTAAGGGTGTCCTCGGAATGATGCGATTTGCGGATTATAAAAATCCGATTCTTCTCGAAGCACTTGGGGATTTGCTTTGGATTCAGACATTTGAACGCTGGCCAGAAAATATTCCACACGATGGTAAATTATTGGCCGCTCGTGCTTATCTACAGGCTTCGTACCAGATGAAAGATGATGTGCAAAGGGAAGAATATAGAAAAATAGCCACTGCCGCTCTTTATCTAAAAAGTGAAAG
The genomic region above belongs to Telmatocola sphagniphila and contains:
- a CDS encoding tetratricopeptide repeat protein, which codes for MQNTRRFGLALATVFLLPLVAVACLWDYDTLAQERGRFPSTLELITGKFLRHSPEFYEWRIEDRLKKLEKDPNNLNYHDDLAAAYSKIGNFDKAIEVMQRKEKIQPGLYETYSNLGTFYILAGRFKEGLPYIDKALAINPDAHFGREKYQKYLVEYVLAKMKDQRKLTFPLVSAEAMDKSNNLKFDAWLNSFKKTDPNSDDRHSAVKGILGMMRFADYKNPILLEALGNLLWSERERGDGKQLATRAFLQASYFMKVDDQREEYRKLAKAALRMKQGVTLELVESAFQKELADAEKWYDDLRAKEIDWIKAGLNADEEFDKLYAQDPHIGGEEWEPGRQTWIQYFDTHPTVIVFGLLACLLLIIPTSLLLCKFAYRRICLRRANLPG
- the lspA gene encoding signal peptidase II gives rise to the protein MKALFRLLFLSLALLSFVGDQASKYGIFRWLYNDGIGDQKQVVDGWFCLRADYIPNGPEGDCALTTWSGKILPRVNKGALFGLGNEHEHRSNFFFACVSVAAAVFIFVWGFRKAGPKDRLLTFSLGLILGGTLGNFYDRVVFGGVRDFFDFYKIGFPVFNVADCCLVVGAFLLLTQAIFFTKPEQAPASGEETKTAFAVQS
- a CDS encoding ArnT family glycosyltransferase; the encoded protein is MNWDRRLKIFLFLLALLPTAIVQLSLFQKTEPFFNNDETRHFMTGIFFHDFLKSGDYLHPKEYATQYYLQYPALGLLVWPPGLHVAEGFWFLLWGPTFLAGRILVELFFVISSLYLFRLIVRTSGLPLAFGTVFLFGLLPAVVPAARHIMGEVPTLAWILASLFHFERYIVPALPPTLEEIERNEHLRPKPVARRVRDVWLACLFAALAALTRFDAVLLLPYFFGRLVMTRQLSLLKNRAVIGGILLALGLTAPYYYLTWKEYGTAVAKAASEGTVEGSTSLFALSNLFFYPSQLPKQISWFLLLPALVGFLVSWLPFRLDHSAVWRVLVIAVYLTFTPLAELDSRHTIYWLPAWAYFSVYGFFWLCSAAPELTTRVMAIFLGGIVVLGGLLYTTWIGPNHYVFGYREAAEYVVEHSEPQERILIDAFLNGGFIADVRLLDPQRGRTVLRGDKIFYGMISDPHGGYQDFAQGPDEIAQRIFDYDPAYIVVEQPQLYFDLPGAQNFREAIRKYADRFELVKTVEIRSNRTIFEDARLEIYKNRKRNPNPMRDISLPMLNLGKTLGTPPNPKE
- a CDS encoding tetratricopeptide repeat protein gives rise to the protein MAYSKIGNFDKAIEVIQRKEKIQPGLYETYSNLGTFYILAGRFKEGLPYIDKALAINPDAHFGREKYQKYLVEYVLEKMANKNQLTFPLGSLGTKSNEKDSKFRPWLLTPKPADYNSISREDAIKGVLGMMRFADYKNPILLEALGDLLWIQTFERWPENIPHDGKLLAARAYLQASYQMKDDVQREEYRKIATAALYLKSERSVESIEPQFLEEIADAEKWYEELRLKEIGWIKAGLDVEAEFDKLYDREPQVKGDFWELLTKDISQDDFLLASIICFFFFVLLFFLFCIVAYRRVRRWRSRRNSLPG
- a CDS encoding redoxin domain-containing protein, with the protein product MRRFCLLLTCLALAGCTSTGSRNPDGKPTSQQNIRNSDRDRGPAQAPFWADPNDRSAPPPTGTTGRNNRIPPTNLPTRNDGETLLAGAVVDPDGQRIPDAFVQILARQGSKTGKAKPIGVHTDGQGYFTVPVRPGEDYELSARVDERNRTLGGSMIVQAPDTQIILKVSEGGVSSITPSAPPAIGNTGPFAPKSKDSTWQDMTPPAAQFGSPKKPPITSSHPENIAADPSHVTLPAANIPGPNSSPAPSVPAPSTTPNLPPLVPPEDPEKISTPVPKNNSKRSFELMDLQGKSWRFGDHAGKLVLLDFWGTWCGPCMRAIPEVKNLAKQYGTSGLEVLGVACERDGSWDQQANNVAKVAQRQEINYALYLEPPGKFGQVQDKFGIKSYPTLILLDREGKVLYRGNDFVQLERIIKANIR
- a CDS encoding serine/threonine protein kinase, which produces MNPISPEQFQALVIKSKLIDPDRLRKVWKDIPSNLRTDAGKMAAFLVKQRFLTEFQALKLLKGIRQGLVLGKYRILSPIGRGGMGTVYLARHENGSLVALKVLPPKRAKREERTLARFLREMELSQRVKHPNLARTHEVGTSQGIYFIAMEYIRGKSLKQLVVDEGPLSVDRASALFIEVSVGLAYAHARGLIHRDLKPSNIMVTPAGHAKILDFGLAMESDEEIPEDKTIIGGKGYVVGTMDFIAPEQIQNSADVDFRADLYALGCTMYYTLTGQPPFPGGSSKRKMKMHLTEFPEPIPEINPEVPEAFARIAEKLMEKDPSRRYQNADAVCEAIMPWSKDDQPVKQDDELSNTAIIEEVTHTKMHYWREIGTTLAAVVPSESGSQSTSMPNLELSEDEGEKRESTNKIVWNQKITNILLLVLSLLMLIIIVVLIFRQ